The Lysinibacillus irui sequence CTATATACTCATGCTTCCTAAGCTCATTAAAACGTTCTATTTCAATCAGAGCTTGCTCATAATTATGGATGTAACTATTATAATAATGTGCCTTCAATACAAAAATAAAGGCGTCCACCTCAACACGTTCCGCAAATGCCTGATATTGCGCTAGCTTCATAAACATATGATCTGTTTGTTCAAAATCATGATCGATCATAGCACAATAGGCACCAATCCTGTACATATTATCAATTTGATAGAACAGTTGGTTTTTATGGGCATTAGTAATTGACTCTTGAATTAATTTTTTCCCTTCCTCATGCTCACCAATTGCGAGCTGGAATATACTCGTATAATAAGTCATTAATAAGGCATCGCGGGAATCGAGCTGATAGTCTTCTTGTTCAATAATTTCCTTTGCCTGTAAGATACGAGCGTAAGCCGATGTATATTGACGCTTTGCTGCTAAAATTGAAATCTCTAGGACAAATGTTTTGAACCAATGGCTGCGTAAATTAATTTCCTTAAAAATAGTACGAGCTTGCTGAAGCGGGGATTCCCAAGTTGTTAATCCAGCTTCATACTGAGCGTATGCGTAAATATACAATAACCGTCCAGCTTCGTAGCTAAGTGGAAGATTCTCTACAGATGGCTTAATGAGATTAACAATTTCTTGATGATGGTCGGCATCACCCCGTTTTACTTCTGCAAATAAAATTTCAACCTGCTCTAAAAGCGGGCGAAGTGAGGATGACGTTACTTCTTCCAGTAATTCACTAGCTTTCACCCCTAAACGTTCAGCAATATAATCAAGGCTTTCCATGGAAGGCTTGGCCTTATCATTTTCTATTTGGCTTAACATGCCCTTTGTTAGACGCTCACCGGCTAGTGCCTCTAATGTTAATTTTTGTTCTTTCCTTAATTTACGAATGCGTGTGCCTAAAGAATCCACTGCCTCGCCTCCTTTTGTTTAATTATATTAAACTTTTTCTTGCATGAAAAGGGGGAGCTATGATATATTTTGTTTAACATGATTAAACTTTTTAATTTAGTTAAAAAACGGAGGGGTTTTGAGATGAATGAAGCGGAGAAATTAAAGAAGGCTACCTATCATTTATGGACATTTACAGCGAGTAAAATGATTGCCATGCTAGGGGCACATGTGATGGCATTTGGTTTTAGCTTATATATATTAGCCATGACAGGGTCGGCCATGAGCTTTGCAACGAATATGATTTGTTCTGTGTTACCTCGTGCTCTTGTGGCACCTATAGCAGGGTATGTTGCGGATAATTATTCGAAAAAACGAACAATTTTACTGGCGCAGGCAGGGACTATTGTAACCGTTGGGGGGTTACTGTTATATACAGAAACGGTAGGGATGTCAGTTTACGCTATTTACATTGCTACTGTGTTTAACACGATCTGCTCTGCCTTTTCCGGTGTTACATTTTCATCAGCTATTGCTACGCTTGTTAATCCAGAGCGCTTACAGCGTGCGATGTCATTTAATCAAATGTCCATGTCCGTGGCTGCCATTGGGGGGCCAGTCATTGGCGGGATGATGTACGGATTTTTTAATATCGACGTTTTTTTAATGGTCAATATGGTGGCGTACGCTATTGCCTTTTGTTTAGAGGCAACAATGGATTTTAACCTCTATAGTACAAGAGGAAAAGATGTGAAGAAGGAAAAGGTTTGGGAAAGTCTTAAAGGTGGGTTCCATTACATCAAGCAGCGTAAAGTCATTAAAACAATTATGTGGGTAGCATTATGGATTAATTTATTCTTTTCTGCCATATCTGTCGGAGGAACATTCATTATCATTGAATTACTGAAAGTAGAATCTACGCATTTCGGCTTTATTCAGGCTTCAGGAGCAGCGGGTATGCTGGGAGCTTCCGTATACTTTGCATCAAGATCAGAGGTTAAAGTGCCATTACGTTTCTCAAAAATAAGCTTATTGCTATTGTCAGGGAGTGTAGCTTTAGCCGTCATTCCATTAGTTACAGATTTCTCCTACTTAGCAGTCGTTATCTTTTATCTAATCATTTACTTTATTTTTGCTATATTCGAGATGGGCATTAATATGCCAATAGGGGTGTATATGCAAAAAATCATCTCTGAGGAATACCGTGGACGCGTCTTAGGCTTATTAGAGACCATGGCAATGTCCATGATGCCAATAGGTATGGTTATTTACGGTATATTATATGATACTGTACCAGCAACAATTATTTTACCTGTTACAAGCGTCATTATAATTTCAATTTCACTTGTAATGTTGCGACCATCCATCTTAAGAGAAGCACATCCAGAGTATTATGATCAAAAAGCTATAGCAGAAAGTATTCCTAATTCAACAACATAACCAAAAGGCATGCATAAACTTTGCATGCCTTTGTTAATTATTGATCCTCAATAACAATATACGTTGCTTGAATGGGGCCATGTACCCCAACGATTAAAATCATTTCGATATCTGCTGAGTTACTTGGACCCGTTATAAAGTTGATGCAGGAGGCAATTTTTTCACCACGACGGATTTTTTCACTAATCCAACGTGCTGCCTGTGTCATACGAGGAACAATCGTACTTTTCGGAATTAAAATAATCGATTTTTCTGGTAAAAAACTAACACTACGTCCCTTATCCTTGCTACTAAAAAGTACAGCAGTCCCCGATTCTGCCAAGGTCATTTCACTGATTGTAATACCAATATTCGCTTTTTCAGCTTGTCGGATGTTTTCCTCCTGGTGCTGTGCATTCCATTCATAATGCTGAATATTAGCTTGTGGCCATTGTTCGGTCATTAATTGTGATAGTCCATACTTTTGGAATCGTTTATCATGCCATGTAATGATGGACTGACCCCCATAATGGTCAACAACGGATTGTAAATCTTCAGATAGCTTTGCGGTAGTGGAAATGACAATATCAGTATGAATATTAGCACACTGCTTTATTAATACCTCTACTAATTCGTCCTTTGTGGCATCTTTGAGAATGCGGTCTTGTGGCTGATATTGCCACGTTGGGCGTGAAAGTTCTATTTTTGGTGAACGTCCAAGCTGCTTTGCGATGTTGGCTAAGAAGGATTCTCGATTGTGAATGGTACCTGTCACTGGTGTTCGCCTCCTTTTGAACGGTTTTTCAACCAATCTCTAAAGCTATCTTTTGTTGGTGCAGGAAAATCCCTCGCTTCAGTCCATGCTTTTAATGGACCTGGTCCTTTCGAAATGGTGTTGTCTTTCGTAAACGGGGACATTGCTGGTGCCGCCATTTTGGTTGCCATCTTATATAAAGTAGGGGAGGAAGCACCTAAGCCAAATGCCTTCATTAATAGCTTTTCAGAAACAGGTGCTTTGCCTTCATTTTCAACGATGACTTGGCGATGGCGATGAATCAGCTGATGTAAAGGGATTTTGACAGGACATGCGTCTGTGCAAGCCCCACACAATGTAGAAGCATATGGCAATTCTTTATAATCATCATAGCCTCCTAAAAGTGGTGAAAGGACAACGCCAACAGGCCCGGAGTAGATGGAACCATACGTATGGCCACCAACATGACGGTACACAGGGCAAGCATTTACACAAGCAGCACAGCGGATACATTGTAAAATGGGCTGGAATTCACTACCTAAAATAGCCGAGCGTCCATTATCTACAATAACTAGGTGAAATTCCTCTGGTCCATCCGTATCACCCTCTTCTTTGATTCCGGTTAATGTCGTAATATAGCTAGTTAGCTTTTGACCCACCGCACTCCTTGTTAATAGGCTCACAAGAACCTCCATTTCTTCAAAGGTAGGGACAATTCTTTCCATTCCCATAACCGTAATTTGCGTTTTCGGTAAAGCCGTGACTAAATCAGCATTACCTTCATTTGTGACAAGCGTAATGGAGCCACTTTCTGCAATGGCAAAGTTACAGCCTGTTATCCCAATATCTGCGGTTAAATAGTCATTTCGTAATTTTTGTCGCACATAGAGAGCAAGCTCCTCTGGCTTTTCTGTTTGCGTGTAGCCTTGTTTTTCCTTAAAAATATCTCGAATCTGCTCTTTGTTTTTATGTAGGGCAGGCGCCACAATATGGGAGGGAGGCTCATGATCCGCGACCTGCAAAATGTATTCGCCAAGGTCTGTCTCAATCACTTCACAGCCAAGTTTCTCTAAAGCTGCATTTAGGTTAATTTCTTCTGTCACCATCGATTTCGACTTGACAATTTTCGAAGCATCCTTCTTTTTGGCAATGCCTTGAATGTAATCGGTTGCTTCTTTTGCCGTATGAGCAAAAAACACATGTCCGCCTCTTTTGGCAACATTGTCACTTAATTGATATAAGTAATAATCAAGGTTAGCTAAAACATGCTTGCGAATTTCCTCTCCATGCGAGCGCCATTCTTCCCAATGACCGAGCTCGTCAGCTTGTTGTAAGCGGCGAGTTTGAAAGCGTTCTTGCGCACTTGAGACAGCCCCACGCATAAAGTGATTGTTAAGTTCTTTTGTTACACGCTGATGGAATGGCTCATTACTTGTCTTCATTGCCATGATTTATTTCCCCCTTTTATCGGCAGTTTAAAACTTCAGCAATATGCATCACTTGAATTGGTTTCCCTTGGCGCTGAATGCGACCACCGATATTCATTAAACAGCCGGCATCGGCCCCAATTAAAATGTCAGCGCCTGTTTCTTCCACATTTTGTACTTTTTCATTGACCATTTCTCCAGAGATATTGCCCATTTTGACTGAGAAAGTGCCGCCAAATCCACAGCACCGATCTTTACCTGGGAGATCCGTGTAGTGTAGTCCTTTGACATGGCTTAATAATTTTAACGGAGCATCCGTTACACCGAGCAGACGAGTCATATGGCAGGATGTATGGTATGTAGCTTTGCCTTCGAAATGAGCACCAACATCTTCTATTTTTAAGACATGGACAATAAATTCAGTAAATTCATATGTTTTATCCGCTAAAGCCTGTGCTTTTAATGCCCATTGTGGATCGTCCTTCAATATTTCAGGATATTCTTTCAGCATATAAGCACAGGAACCAGAAGGGGAGACCACATATTCAGCTTCCTCAAAAGCAGTGATCATTTTTTTTATGGCACTTTTGGATTCTTTCACATAACCGCTATTGTACGCAGGCTGCCCACAACAAATTTGATTTTCAGGAAAGTCTATTTCACAGCCGAGTCTTTCCAGCACTTCAACAACTGCCTTTCCGACATTTCCTTGAAACATATCTACTAGGCAAGTGGCAAATAGTGATACTCTCATTTTCATCGCTCCTTTTCTAAACAACTGGTCATCTGATGACTTTTGATGGTTATATCATACAACAATTTGTTAAAAGAATAAAAGTGTTTTCAGAGAATTTTCTGAAAAAATAAAACTACCTAGTGAAGAGGTAGGTAGTTTTACTCGGAGTTGGATTCCGTTAATTCGAAATACTGTAGGAGCACCTTTTCAACATTGCTTAAATGAGAAGCCATCGCATGTTTGGCCAACTCCTCATTTTGCTGTTTAATCGCGAGGAAAATTTGCATATGTTCATCATATAATTGTTCGCTCGTTGTTTTTTTGGAATACAACCAAATTCGGCGAGTTTCTTTCATTGTTTCAATCATAAGGCCAGAAATTTGATCTAGGATGGTAACGAGTAGGGGGTTTTGAGAGGCAGTAGAAATGGCCGCATGAAATTGATAATCTACTTTTTCACCAAGCTCGCCATCACCGTTGGCTTGCTTCATATCCTCTAAAATTTGTAGCATGGCTTGTATATCCTGTTCCGTACGATGGATAGCTGCACTTGCTGCTGCTCCTACCTCAATAATCTTGCGCACCTCTAATAAATGAGCAATATCCTGTCTATTCGTTAACATCGCAGTGGACAATGGAAAATCAAGTTGATTGGATGACACACTTTTAACAAATGTCCCAGAGCCTTGTTTAATCTCAATCAATCCCATCGCTTTTAAAGCGGAGAGCGCCTCACGTACAGCAGATCGGCTAACTTGTAATTGTTCTGCGAGCTGTTCAACAGAGTCAAGACGATCACCTGGTTTTAGGACACCAGCTCTTATTTTTTCATGTAGAATTTCGGACACTTCTTCATAAATTTTTTTAGGTTTAATTTTTCTTAGTTCCAAGGAGCTACACCTCATTTTCTCGATCAAATGCTCATTTGTTATCATCATTATACATGAAAATAAGTCATTTACTCACGGATTCAAATAAACATCTTATGTAAAGAGAGATTTTGTCGAAATGTAAAGGGGGATAATAATAGTATCAACTTATAATAAGGTCATCAGATGATTCGGTTTCCTGATATCCTTGTCTTTGTAAATGATTTCTTACAATAGCATTTGGTCAGTAGTGTCTATCGAATACAGAAGCCTATTTCAACAGTAACGCCAACTAATCGACAATGTCAAGACTGTGGGAATAAGTGGAGTGATTGCTGCTACGAAAGGGTAGAATATTGGCGCAATTTGTTGACAGAACAATAACGGGAGAGCATAATGCAAAAGTAGCGAAGTGGCACTTCTCAAAAATCTCATACTTTTGCCATGAAACGTTCACAAACTGGAAGGGCGCATTTTATTCTGTTTTTTGGTACGATGGATGCAGTAACTGTAAGGAGCGATTATAAAATATGGGATCTGATATTAACGTATTTTTAGCTTTTGGTGCAGGGTTTTTAAGTTTTATTTCACCATGTACTCTCCCACTGTATCCAGCATTTTTATCGTACATAACGGGTATGACATTAGATGAGCTAAAATCGGAAAAAGGTATGCTACAAAAACGTGCCATTTTCCACACATTATTCTTTTTACTAGGTTTTTCAATTATCTTTATTATTATTGGGCTAAGTGCTTCATTAGCGGCAGAATTTTTCCTAAATTATCAAACATTATTACGACAGGTTGGGGCTATTTTAATCGTAGTATTTGGTTTAATGATTGTAGGATTATTGCAAATAGACTTCTTAATGAAGGATCGTAAGTTTCAATTTAAAAATAGACCATCTGGCTATTTGGGGTCCGTCTTAATAGGGATTGCCTTTGCGGCAGGTTGGACACCCTGTACTGGACCCATCCTAGCGTCCATTATCATGTTAGCTGGTACAAACCCAGGTGCGGGCTTCAGCTATATGTTCGCGTATTATTTAGGATTTGCGATTCCATTCTTCGTGCTTTCGTTCTTCATTTCACGTATGACATGGATTCGTACTCATAGCCAAAAAATTGTGAAAATCGGCGGTTATGTAATGATTGCCGTTGGGATCTTATTATTCTTTGATGGATTAACGTATATTACACGCCTTTTACAGCCAATTTTCGGTGGATTTACAGGCTTTTAATTTGTTAAACTAAAGAAGCATACCGAACTTTAACGTAGAGGGAGATGAACATGTGCCGACAGTTTTAGTAGTGGATGATACGCTTTTTATGCGTGTTGCAATCAGTAATATGTTTACAGAATGGGGTTATGAGGTAGTCGGTAAGGCAGCAAATGGTAAAGAAGCTGTGGCGATGTATCGTGAGTTACAACCAGACTTAGTTACAATGGATGTAACGATGCCCGTTATGACAGGTATTGCAGCAGTAAAAAAAATTATTCCAGAATTTCCACATGCAAAAATTATTATGGTGACAGCTTTAGGCCAGCAAAAGTTAATCGTAGAAGCGATCGAAAGTGGGGCAAAGGATTTTATTACCAAGCCCTTTGAGCCAGAACGATTAAAGGCTGTAGCTGATCAATTACTTGGACAAAATTGCTAATTAGACATTAGAGGAGGATTTTTTATGTTGAGCAGTATCCCTTCTCACTATTATGTTATAGGGTCGACCATCATGGCCATTCTTATGGGAAGCTTTGTCATGGTCATTCGAATGAGAGCTTCCAAAAAGCCGACAAATGAGAAGAAAATTATTATTCCACCAATAGCGATGTCTTCGGGTGCACTGATGTTTCTATTCGAACAATTCCGCGTACCACCGATGCAAATTTTAGAGGCAGCAGCTGTCGGAATGGTGTTCTCGACGATTTTAATCGCTACTTCAAAATTTGAAGTTAAAGGTCGAGATATTTATTTAAAACGGTCAAAAGCATTCGTTTTCATCTTAATCGGCTTGTTAGTTTTCCGAGTTGTTGCGAAAATGATATTAAGTAGCTCCATCGATGTCGGTGAATTAGCAGGAATGTTCTGGATATTAGCCTTTGCCATGCTATTACCTTGGCGAATTGCTATGCTCATCCAGTTTAAAAGAGTCAAAAAAACAATTCCACAACTACACTAGTGCAGAAGCTAGTGTAGTTTTTTTATGCTCATAAGCGTGAAGAGGTGTTGGATCGCATTCTTATGGGGTGGATTGAAGCGTGGGATAGTAAGGCGAAGGTGGTGGTTAGCAAAGGGAAAGTGACGGATAGAAGTGAGAAAGTAGTGGATAGAACAGCAAAAGTAGCGGATAAAACCTGCAAAGAGAAGGATAGCGCCAAGAGAAGGGGATAGAATCGCAAAAGTGGAGGATAAAACAGCAAAAGTGATGGATAAAACAGCAAAAGTAGCGGATAAAACCTGCAAAGAGAAGGATAGCGCCAAGAGAAGGGGATAGAATCGTAAAAGTGATGGATAGAACAGCAAAAGTCATGGATAAAACAGCAAAAGTGATGGATAAAACAGCAAAAGTGATGGATAAAACAGCAAAAGTAGCGTATAAAACCTGCAAAGAGAAGGATAGCGCCAAGAGAAGGGGATAGAATCGCAAAAGTGGAGGATATAACAGCAAAAGTGATGGATAAAACAGCAAAAGTAGCGTATAAAACCCGCAAAGTGAAGGATAGAGCCAAGAAGCGTGGATAGAACAGCGAAAGTGATGGATAGAATCGCTAAAGTGATGGATAAAACAGCAAAAGTAGCGGATAAAACCTGCAAAGAGAAGGATAGCGCCAAGAAGCGTGGATAGAATC is a genomic window containing:
- a CDS encoding helix-turn-helix domain-containing protein, which gives rise to MDSLGTRIRKLRKEQKLTLEALAGERLTKGMLSQIENDKAKPSMESLDYIAERLGVKASELLEEVTSSSLRPLLEQVEILFAEVKRGDADHHQEIVNLIKPSVENLPLSYEAGRLLYIYAYAQYEAGLTTWESPLQQARTIFKEINLRSHWFKTFVLEISILAAKRQYTSAYARILQAKEIIEQEDYQLDSRDALLMTYYTSIFQLAIGEHEEGKKLIQESITNAHKNQLFYQIDNMYRIGAYCAMIDHDFEQTDHMFMKLAQYQAFAERVEVDAFIFVLKAHYYNSYIHNYEQALIEIERFNELRKHEYIDKLDPNFYYAEKGKSLYLLGRYDEAKAAFEQYKNIPIYISHPYDILSLHECFSYKALCYAHFGELTTAYDIAKMAYTDSLNLVDLPYKRKIEEVYHSIKAQINSVE
- a CDS encoding MFS transporter; translated protein: MNEAEKLKKATYHLWTFTASKMIAMLGAHVMAFGFSLYILAMTGSAMSFATNMICSVLPRALVAPIAGYVADNYSKKRTILLAQAGTIVTVGGLLLYTETVGMSVYAIYIATVFNTICSAFSGVTFSSAIATLVNPERLQRAMSFNQMSMSVAAIGGPVIGGMMYGFFNIDVFLMVNMVAYAIAFCLEATMDFNLYSTRGKDVKKEKVWESLKGGFHYIKQRKVIKTIMWVALWINLFFSAISVGGTFIIIELLKVESTHFGFIQASGAAGMLGASVYFASRSEVKVPLRFSKISLLLLSGSVALAVIPLVTDFSYLAVVIFYLIIYFIFAIFEMGINMPIGVYMQKIISEEYRGRVLGLLETMAMSMMPIGMVIYGILYDTVPATIILPVTSVIIISISLVMLRPSILREAHPEYYDQKAIAESIPNSTT
- a CDS encoding LutC/YkgG family protein — protein: MTGTIHNRESFLANIAKQLGRSPKIELSRPTWQYQPQDRILKDATKDELVEVLIKQCANIHTDIVISTTAKLSEDLQSVVDHYGGQSIITWHDKRFQKYGLSQLMTEQWPQANIQHYEWNAQHQEENIRQAEKANIGITISEMTLAESGTAVLFSSKDKGRSVSFLPEKSIILIPKSTIVPRMTQAARWISEKIRRGEKIASCINFITGPSNSADIEMILIVGVHGPIQATYIVIEDQ
- a CDS encoding LutB/LldF family L-lactate oxidation iron-sulfur protein, which encodes MAMKTSNEPFHQRVTKELNNHFMRGAVSSAQERFQTRRLQQADELGHWEEWRSHGEEIRKHVLANLDYYLYQLSDNVAKRGGHVFFAHTAKEATDYIQGIAKKKDASKIVKSKSMVTEEINLNAALEKLGCEVIETDLGEYILQVADHEPPSHIVAPALHKNKEQIRDIFKEKQGYTQTEKPEELALYVRQKLRNDYLTADIGITGCNFAIAESGSITLVTNEGNADLVTALPKTQITVMGMERIVPTFEEMEVLVSLLTRSAVGQKLTSYITTLTGIKEEGDTDGPEEFHLVIVDNGRSAILGSEFQPILQCIRCAACVNACPVYRHVGGHTYGSIYSGPVGVVLSPLLGGYDDYKELPYASTLCGACTDACPVKIPLHQLIHRHRQVIVENEGKAPVSEKLLMKAFGLGASSPTLYKMATKMAAPAMSPFTKDNTISKGPGPLKAWTEARDFPAPTKDSFRDWLKNRSKGGEHQ
- a CDS encoding (Fe-S)-binding protein, producing the protein MRVSLFATCLVDMFQGNVGKAVVEVLERLGCEIDFPENQICCGQPAYNSGYVKESKSAIKKMITAFEEAEYVVSPSGSCAYMLKEYPEILKDDPQWALKAQALADKTYEFTEFIVHVLKIEDVGAHFEGKATYHTSCHMTRLLGVTDAPLKLLSHVKGLHYTDLPGKDRCCGFGGTFSVKMGNISGEMVNEKVQNVEETGADILIGADAGCLMNIGGRIQRQGKPIQVMHIAEVLNCR
- a CDS encoding FadR/GntR family transcriptional regulator, with protein sequence MELRKIKPKKIYEEVSEILHEKIRAGVLKPGDRLDSVEQLAEQLQVSRSAVREALSALKAMGLIEIKQGSGTFVKSVSSNQLDFPLSTAMLTNRQDIAHLLEVRKIIEVGAAASAAIHRTEQDIQAMLQILEDMKQANGDGELGEKVDYQFHAAISTASQNPLLVTILDQISGLMIETMKETRRIWLYSKKTTSEQLYDEHMQIFLAIKQQNEELAKHAMASHLSNVEKVLLQYFELTESNSE
- a CDS encoding cytochrome c biogenesis CcdA family protein, with amino-acid sequence MGSDINVFLAFGAGFLSFISPCTLPLYPAFLSYITGMTLDELKSEKGMLQKRAIFHTLFFLLGFSIIFIIIGLSASLAAEFFLNYQTLLRQVGAILIVVFGLMIVGLLQIDFLMKDRKFQFKNRPSGYLGSVLIGIAFAAGWTPCTGPILASIIMLAGTNPGAGFSYMFAYYLGFAIPFFVLSFFISRMTWIRTHSQKIVKIGGYVMIAVGILLFFDGLTYITRLLQPIFGGFTGF
- a CDS encoding response regulator, with translation MPTVLVVDDTLFMRVAISNMFTEWGYEVVGKAANGKEAVAMYRELQPDLVTMDVTMPVMTGIAAVKKIIPEFPHAKIIMVTALGQQKLIVEAIESGAKDFITKPFEPERLKAVADQLLGQNC
- a CDS encoding CcdC family protein: MLSSIPSHYYVIGSTIMAILMGSFVMVIRMRASKKPTNEKKIIIPPIAMSSGALMFLFEQFRVPPMQILEAAAVGMVFSTILIATSKFEVKGRDIYLKRSKAFVFILIGLLVFRVVAKMILSSSIDVGELAGMFWILAFAMLLPWRIAMLIQFKRVKKTIPQLH